Proteins from one Calditrichota bacterium genomic window:
- the phoU gene encoding phosphate signaling complex protein PhoU: MEVHLQREIDNLKKKILGLGGEVEELLRDAVKALRTRDDVLAASVVARDPRIDQIEVDVEEECLKILALHQPVALDLRFVVAVLKINNDLERVGDLAVNIAERARFLAGEPSVAIPDELSRMQSGAQAMLKEAIDALVNRDLEIARGVLRRDDEIDGLNRAMYSLMAGAIRSEPDRIDAFISLLSVSRQLERVADQATNIAEDVIYMVGGEIVRHQGGRTGLPVGH, translated from the coding sequence ATGGAAGTCCATCTCCAGCGCGAAATAGATAATCTGAAGAAGAAGATACTCGGACTGGGCGGCGAAGTCGAGGAGTTGCTTCGCGACGCCGTCAAAGCCCTCCGAACCCGGGACGATGTTCTCGCAGCGAGTGTCGTAGCCCGCGATCCCAGAATCGACCAGATTGAGGTCGATGTCGAGGAAGAGTGCTTGAAGATACTTGCGCTGCATCAGCCGGTCGCGCTCGACCTTCGGTTCGTGGTCGCCGTCTTGAAGATCAACAACGACCTAGAGCGGGTCGGCGATCTGGCGGTCAACATCGCCGAACGGGCGCGGTTTCTGGCTGGTGAGCCGTCGGTAGCCATTCCAGACGAACTTTCGCGAATGCAAAGCGGCGCGCAAGCGATGCTCAAGGAAGCCATCGACGCACTGGTCAACAGAGACCTCGAGATCGCCCGCGGGGTGCTCCGCCGCGACGACGAGATCGATGGTCTCAACCGCGCGATGTATAGCCTGATGGCGGGGGCGATCCGCAGCGAGCCGGACCGCATCGACGCATTCATCAGCCTCCTCTCGGTTTCACGGCAACTCGAGCGCGTTGCGGATCAGGCTACCAACATCGCCGAGGATGTGATCTATATGGTAG
- a CDS encoding endonuclease V encodes MLGSKTSDEVPSSIDVSAAIALQNQLRKRLVIFGGLLDCDLVAGADTSSDPVRGRWQDEREESGLIYAAVVVWSVKEGRVVESATATLPACFPYIPGLLAFRELPPLLEVFAKLTLRPDAVIVDGQGIAHPRRMGIACHLGLELGLPTVGCGKTRLTGSFVEPGPDRGNWSALIQTIGGRERAKREGMEIGRVLRTRAGVKPVFISPGHLCGIEAAVDLALKCCTRYRLPDPIRAAHNLAGEARRKAESSH; translated from the coding sequence ATGTTGGGATCGAAGACCTCCGACGAAGTGCCAAGCAGCATTGATGTTTCTGCCGCCATTGCGCTTCAGAATCAACTGCGCAAGCGGCTGGTCATATTCGGCGGACTATTGGACTGTGACCTCGTTGCCGGAGCCGACACTTCGTCCGATCCAGTGCGCGGAAGGTGGCAGGATGAACGTGAAGAATCGGGATTGATCTATGCTGCGGTGGTGGTCTGGAGCGTCAAGGAAGGGCGGGTGGTGGAGAGTGCGACGGCAACGCTTCCCGCCTGTTTCCCCTATATTCCAGGGTTGCTTGCTTTTCGGGAACTCCCGCCGCTGCTCGAGGTCTTTGCAAAGTTGACGCTTCGGCCCGACGCAGTCATCGTCGATGGACAGGGAATCGCCCATCCCCGTCGTATGGGGATCGCGTGCCACCTTGGATTGGAACTGGGCCTGCCGACGGTGGGATGCGGGAAAACCCGTCTGACGGGCTCTTTTGTCGAGCCGGGACCGGACCGGGGAAACTGGTCGGCGCTGATTCAGACTATAGGTGGACGCGAGAGGGCAAAGCGTGAGGGGATGGAGATCGGCCGGGTGCTCCGGACGCGAGCCGGCGTCAAACCGGTTTTCATATCGCCGGGGCACTTGTGCGGGATCGAAGCGGCGGTGGATTTGGCGCTGAAATGCTGCACCCGTTACCGATTGCCGGACCCGATAAGGGCCGCTCACAATCTGGCTGGTGAAGCCCGCCGAAAGGCTGAATCCTCACATTAG